One Tenebrio molitor chromosome 2, icTenMoli1.1, whole genome shotgun sequence genomic region harbors:
- the spag gene encoding RNA polymerase II-associated protein 3 — protein MNPILLQKQLRENASDLNDFYKDLKMWGEDMKKKEESRQQPTDSNLLDKKTEVAVNKKRKSDRKPLLIEKSRCKSGLTDYTAWEKFDAEAECEKVDDENADSDLTDEYDETLKDEAYVEKEKGNKFVKSKMWDDAIDCYTKAIDVYSYDPIFYANRALCFLKKENYIKAESDCTMSITLDKTYVKAYQRRAAAREALNKWEDADSDLVRVLELEPKNKESKVNLENLRKKFVTAQRVEDNSQQRPVSKFTASRHRKKGTAPTLYNNNESASTVFSNGKQAKECITEATNNYLHSETDNIILVKAVSKPVHLQSKKPLMQIKIQELEECARNLSSNEEAAFSHKTNMFKTTLKTDDLTVVEKYPGPCEMIKENKNNMNNVKMNEGLIELKTPKNSVQFYSQWQHLKMINDKYIFLKSIKPETLPQIFKESLESGIFSEILEVLAKCFTSKNDNVFNFLMFFTNIRRFSTLTMFMSDNDKNHLWKLFDYVRERHERPKEEIDLLFKKYEL, from the exons ATGAATCCAATTTTACTGCAAAAACAGCTGCGAGAAAATGCCAGTGATCTTAATGATTTTTATAAAGATCTAAAAATGTGGGGTGAAGATATGAAAAAGAAGGAAGAATCCCGTCAGCAACCCACCGACAGCAAT ctacttgataaaaaaacagaagttgcagtaaacaaaaaaagaaaatcagaTAGAAAACCACTACTAATAGAGAAGTCTAGATGTAAAAGTGGACTTACAGATTATACAGCTTGGGAAAAATTTGATGCTGAAGCAGAGTGTGAAAAAGTTGATGATGAAAATGCTGATTCTGATTTAACTGATGAATATGATGAAACTCTGAAAGATGAAGCATAtgtagaaaaagaaaaa ggtaataaatttgtcaaatcTAAAATGTGGGATGATGCAATTGATTGCTATACAAAAGCAATTGATGTATATTCATATGATCCAATTTTTTATGCTAATAGAGCATTATGTTTTCTAAAAAAGGAAAA TTACATCAAAGCTGAATCAGACTGTACGATGTCTATAACATTAGATAAAACATATGTAAAAGCTTACCAGAGAAGAGCAGCTGCAAGAGAAGCACTTAACAAATGGGAAGATGCAGATTCAGATCTTGTGAGAGTATTAGAATTAGAACCAAAAAATAAGGAATCAAAagttaatttagaaaatttaaggaaaaaatttgttacagcACAAAGG gtAGAGGATAATTCACAACAACGCCCTGTATCTAAATTTACAGCATCGAGGCACAGAAAAAAAGGAACAGCGCCTACATTGTATAACAATAATGAAAGTGCCAGTACTGTATTTAGTAATGGCAAACAAGCAAAAGAATGCATTACAGAAgcaacaaataattatttgcacAGTGAAAcagataatataattttagtGAAAGCAGTTAGCAAGCCAGTACATCTACAATCAAAAAAACCATTAATGCAGATTAAGATACAAGAACTTGAGGAATGTGCAAGAAACTTGTCAAGTAATGAAGAGGCAGCATTTTCTCATAAAACAAATATGTTCAAAACAACTTTAAAAACAGATGACTTGACAGTTGTTGAAAAGTACCCAGGGCCCTGTGAAatgataaaagaaaataaaaacaacatgAATAATGTTAAAATGAATGAAGGACTAATTGAGTTAAAGACCCCGAAAAATTCAGTACAGTTTTATTCacagtggcaacatttaaaaatgatcaatgacaagtatatttttttgaagtcAATTAAACCAGAAACCTTGcctcaaatattcaaagaaTCTTTGGAAAGTGGCATCTTCAGTGAAATTTTAGAAGTACTGGCAAAATGCTTTACTAGTAAAAATgataatgtttttaattttttaatgttcttCACTAATATAAGAAGATTCAGTACTCTTACAATGTTTATGTCAGACAATGATAAAAATC